Genomic DNA from Streptomyces sp. NBC_01571:
GCGGTCACCGTACGATCCCCCGGGTCCGCGCCGCCGCCAGCCACTGCGGGAACTCGCCGACGATCCGGTCGTACAGCTCCTCGTCGCTCACCTCGCCGGGATACGAACCGGCATGGAAGAAACCGGCGTTGTCGACCACCCGCTTCTGCGGGACGGCCAACTCGTCGAGCTTGCGCAGGAAGTCGAACTGCTTGCTGTCCGGGTCACCGAACCCTATGAACTGCCAGAACAGCGGGAGCTTCGCCGCCTTGCACAAGTACCGCTCGGCGGCAAGCTTGTTGACCGGTCCGCCGTCGGTCTGGAAGACCACCAGGGCGGGGTCCTTGGAGCCGCTGTCGAGGTAGTGGTCGATGACCGCGTCCATGGCCAGGTGGTAACTGGTCCTGCCCATGTGCCCGAGCCCCGCGACGATCCGCTCCACCCGCCCCTGGTGGTCGTCGAGCGCGATCTCGGTGACCGCGTCGATGCCCGTGGAGAAGAAGACCACCGGAACCGTGCCGTCGTCGTCGAGATGTGCCGACAGGCCGAGCACCCGGTCGGCGAGCGCCTGCACACTGCCGTCGCGGTAGTACGGCTTCATCGAACCGGAGTAGTCGACCACCAGGTACACCGCGGCCCGCTGCCCGCCCAGCCCGTGCCGGGCGAGCGAGACACCGGCGGTCTTGTACAGACTGACCAGCGCGGGCGCGGTCTCCTCCACCTTGCTGAGACTGATCCCGGGCATACGGGCTCCCTTCGGTACGGCTCCGGTGCGGCTCGGGCAGGGCTTCGATGCGGTGAGCTGGGCGGAAGTGCCGAGATTACGTCACCACGGCGGCCCCCTGCCGTCCCGCCCGCACACCCGTGTTCGCTATTTTGTTCGCCGCCGACCCCACCGGCTCACCCCTTCCTCTCCCGCATGTCGTACCGCCAAGGAGCCGGCCGTGGAATCCGAGTCCACCGAACCCGCCGCGTCAGCCGACCCCGTCGAGCCCGCCGCCACCACCTGCTACCGCCACCCCAAGGTGGAGTCGTATGTGCGCTGCACCCGGTGCGACCGCTACATCTGCCCCGCCTGCATGCGCGAGGCGGCCGTCGGCCACCACTGCGTGGAGTGCGTGAAGGAGGGCGCCCGGTCCGTCCGGCAGGCCCGCACGGCGTTCGGCGGCCGGATCTCGACGGTGCCCGTGCTGACGTACGTCCTGATCGCGCTGAACGTGCTGGCCTACCTGGGCGAGGTGGCGCGCCCGGCGATCGTGGACCGGTTCGAGATGCTGGGCGCGGGACTGATGGGGCCGGACGGCGGACACTACCTCTGGCAGGCACACCACGCGGCGGACTTCCGTCCGGAAGGCGTGGTCGACGGGGAGTGGTACCGGACGCTGACCGGCGCGTTCCTCCATCTGCCGCCCACCGAGGGCACGTTCGGGATCGTGCACATCGTGATGAACATGGTCGCCCTGTGGAACCTGGGACGGGTGGTGGAGGCCCAGCTCGGCAGAGTCCGCTACATCGCCCTGTACCTGCTGTCGGCGCTCGGCGGTTCCGTCCTGGTGCTGCTGCTCGCGCCGGACGAGCCCACGCTCGGCGCGTCGGGCGCGATCTTCGGACTGGGCGCCGCGTACTACGTCATGGCCCGCCGCCTGGGCGCGGACATGAACGCCGTCAACCGCATCATGGGGGGCCTGCTGCTGTGGCTGCTGATCTCGGCGGGATACACCTCGTGGCAGGCGCACCTCGGCGGTCTGCTGGCGGGCGGCGTGGTCACCTTCGCGTACGCGTACGCACCCCGGGACGGCCGGCGTGCCCTCGTCCAAGGCGCCGTGTGCGCGGGGCTGTTGGTCCTGCTGGTGGTACTGGCCGTCACAAAGGCCTCCGCGCTGCGGAACGGAGCGGTCTAGTCGGGATCCGCCCCGGCCGGTCCCTACGCTGGGGGCATGAAACGCGCACGTCTCCTTCTGCTCGCGGTCCTTCCCCTGGTCGCGGCGGCGCTCTACTTCTTCGTCCCCGGGCTCCAGGGCCCGGGCGAGGCGGCCGGGTCCCCCGGCCGGCAGGGCGCCGGGCGGCCGCGAGGCGCCGGCCTCGCCGCGCCGGACAAGAAGGAACTGGCCCAGGAGATCGTGGCGAGTGCCGAGAACTCCACACTGGACTGGCGCAGCGCGTACGGCTACATCGAGGACATCGGCGACGGCCAGGGTTACACGGCGGGCCTCATCGGCTTCTGCACCGGCACCCACGACCTGCTCGTCCTGGTCGAGCGCTACACGAAGGACCACCCGGGCAACGGCCTCGCCCGCTATCTGCCCGCGCTGCGCAGGGTCGACGGCACCGACTCCCACGAGGGTCTCGACCCGGGCTTCCCGGCGGCCTGGCGCAAGGAGGCCGGGGTGGCCGCTTTCCGGAAGGCCGAGGACGCCGAGCGCGACCGTGTCTACTTCGATCCCGCGGTCCGCCGCGCCGAGCTCGACGGGCTGGGCACGCTGGGGCAGTTCGTCTACTACGACGCCATGGTCATGCACGGCCCCGGCACCGGCCCCGACGGTTTCTACGGGCTGCGCCGGCGCGCCATGGCCCAGGCCGACACCCCGGCCGAGGGCGGTTCCGAGAAGTCCTACCTCGACATCTTCCTGGACATCCGCCGCTCCGCGATGAAGTCCGAGAGCGCCCACCACGACACGACCCGTATCGACACGGCCCAGCGGAAGTTCCTGTACGACGGCAACTTCGACCTGGACACACCGCTGGAGTGGAAGGTGTACGGGGAGACGTACAGGGTGGCGCGGTGACCGGCCGGGGCGGGACGCACCACGGCGCCCACCACCGTCCGGTCGGGGACAAGGCGGGCGCCGCGTTCAGTTCCGTACGCCTTTGTACGGGACGTCTGTTGGGGTGGAGCGTCAGACCATCAGGGAACGGTCCGTGGGGCGGATCGGGGCCGGCAGGTCGCTGGCGCCCGTGAGGAAGCGGTCGACCCCGCGGGCGGCCGAACGGCCCTCCGCGATGGCCCACACGATCAGGGACTGGCCGCGGCCCGCGTCACCGGCAACGTACACGCCGGGCACGTTGGTCGCGAAGTCGGCGTCGCGGGCGATGTTGCCGCGCGCGTCCAGCTCCAGGCCGAACTGGGCGACCACGCCGTTCTCCACGTCGGTGCCGGTGAAGCCCATCGCCAGGGTGACCAGCTGGGCGGGGATCCTGCGTTCCGTGCCCGGCTTCTGGTTGAGCCTGCCGTCGACGAACTCGACCTCGGAGAGGTGCAGCCACTGGACGTTGCCGTCCTCGTCGCCCTCGAAGTGGGTGGTGGAGACCGAGTAGACGCGCTCGCCGCCCTCCTCGTGCGCCGAGGTGACCTTGTAGAGCATGGGGAACGTCGGCCAGGGCTGGCCGGGGTTCCGCTCCTCGCCCGGACGGGGCATGATCTCCAGCTGCGTGACCGAGGCCGCGCCCTGGCGGTGGGCGGTGCCCACGCAGTCCGCGCCCGTGTCGCCGCCGCCGATGACCACGACGTGCTTGCCCTCGGCCGTGATCGGGGGCGCCACGTAGTCGCCCTCCTGAACCTTGTTGGCCAGCGGCAGGTACTCCATGGCCTGGTGGATGCCCTTGAGTTCGCGGCCGGGCACCGGGAGGTCCCGAGCGGTCGTGGCACCGGCGGCGATGACCACCGCGTCGTACCGCTTGCGCAGGTCGGTCGCCTTGAGGTCGCGGCCGATCTCGATGCCCGTGCGGAAGCGGGTGCCCTCCGCGCGCATCTGCTCGATACGGCGGTTGATGTGCCGCTTCTCCATCTTGAACTCGGGGATGCCGTAGCGCAGCAGGCCGCCGACGCGGTCGGCGCGCTCGTAGACGGCGACCGTGTGGCCGGCCCGGGTCAGCTGCTGGGCGGCGGCCAGGCCCGACGGGCCCGAGCCGATGACCGCGACGGTCTTGCCCGACAGGCGCTCGGGGATCTGCGGGGCGACGTCCCCGCTGTCCCACGCCTTGTCGATGATCGAGACCTCGACGTTCTTGATGGTCACGGCGGGCTGGTTGATGCCGAGCACACACGCCGACTCGCACGGAGCGGGGCACAGTCGGCCCGTGAACTCCGGGAAGTTGTTCGTGGCGTGCAGGCGCTCGGACGCGGCCTGCCAGTCCTCGCGGTAGGCGTAGTCGTTCCACTCGGGGATCAGGTTCCCCAGCGGACAGCCGTTGTGGCAGAAGGGGATGCCGCAGTCCATGCAGCGGCCGGCCTGCTTGGAGATGATCGGGAGCAGCGCACCCGGAACGTAGACCTCGTTCCAGTCCTTGACGCGTTCCTCGACGGGGCGGGTCCTGGCGACCTCGCGGCCGTGGTTGAGAAAGCCCTTGGGATCAGCCATTGGTCGCCGCCTCCATCATCTTCTCGGTGATCTCGGACTCGGTGAGTCCGGCTCGCTCGGCGGCGTCCTTGGCGGCGAGCACTGCCTTGTACGTGCTGGGGATGATCTTGCTGAAGCGGTCGACCGCGGTGTCCCACTCGGCCAGCAGCTTCCCGGCGACCGTCGAGCCGGTCTCCTCCTGGTGGCGGCGCACCACGGCGCGCAGCCACTGCTTGTCGGTGTCGTCGAGCTCCTCGACGGCGCCCACGTTGCCGGCGTTGACGTTGTCGCGGTCGAGGTCGACGACGTACGCGATGCCGCCGGACATGCCGGCCGCGAAGTTGCGTCCCGTCTCGCCGAGGACGACGGCGTGGCCGCCGGTCATGTACTCGCAGCCGTGGTCGCCCACGCCCTCGGAGACCACCGTCGCGCCGGAGTTGCGGACGCAGAAGCGCTCGCCGGTGCGGCCGCGCAGGAAGAGTTCGCCGCCCGTCGCGCCGTACGCGATGGTGTTGCCCGCGATCGTCGAGTACTCGGCGAGGTGGTCGGCGCCCCGGTCGGGACGGACGACGACCCGGCCGCCGGAGAGGCCCTTGCCGACGTAGTCGTTGGCGTCGCCCTCCAGGCGCAGGGTGACGCCGCGCGGCAGGAAGGCGCCGAAGGACTGGCCCGCCGACCCGGTGAAGGTGATGTCGATGGTGTCGTCGGGCAGGCCCGCGCCGCCGAACTTCTTCGTCACCTCGTGGCCGAGCATGGTGCCGACCGTGCGGTTGATGTTGCGGATCGGGACCTGGGCGCGGACCGGCTGGGCGTCGGCCTGGGAGTTCGCGGCCAGCGCGTCGGCGGCGAGCTTGATCAGCTCGTTGTCGAGGGCCTTCTCCAGGCCGTGGTCCTGCGCGATGACCCGGTGGCGCACCGCACCCTCGGGCAGTTCGGGCACGTGGAAGAGCGGGGACAGGTCAAGGCCCTGCGCCTTCCAGTGGTCGACGGCCCGGGTGACGTCGAGGTGCTCGGCGTGGCCGACGGCCTCCTCGATGGTGCGGAAGCCCAGTTCGGCGAGGATCTCGCGGACCTCTTCGGCGATGAACTTGAAGAAGTTCACGATGTACTCGGCCTTGCCGGCGAAGCGGTCGCGCAGCACCGGGTTCTGGGTGGCGATGCCGACCGGGCAGGTGTCCAGGTGGCAGACGCGCATCATGACGCAGCCGGAGACGACGAGCGGCGCGGTCGCGAAACCGAACTCCTCGGCGCCGAGCAGCGCGGCGATCACGACGTCGCGGCCGGTCTTCAGCTGGCCGTCGGTCTGGACGACGATCCGGTCGCGCAGGCCGTTGAGCAGCAGGGTCTGCTGGGTCTCGGCGAGGCCCAGCTCCCAGGGGCCGCCCGCG
This window encodes:
- a CDS encoding VWA domain-containing protein is translated as MPGISLSKVEETAPALVSLYKTAGVSLARHGLGGQRAAVYLVVDYSGSMKPYYRDGSVQALADRVLGLSAHLDDDGTVPVVFFSTGIDAVTEIALDDHQGRVERIVAGLGHMGRTSYHLAMDAVIDHYLDSGSKDPALVVFQTDGGPVNKLAAERYLCKAAKLPLFWQFIGFGDPDSKQFDFLRKLDELAVPQKRVVDNAGFFHAGSYPGEVSDEELYDRIVGEFPQWLAAARTRGIVR
- a CDS encoding rhomboid family intramembrane serine protease gives rise to the protein MESESTEPAASADPVEPAATTCYRHPKVESYVRCTRCDRYICPACMREAAVGHHCVECVKEGARSVRQARTAFGGRISTVPVLTYVLIALNVLAYLGEVARPAIVDRFEMLGAGLMGPDGGHYLWQAHHAADFRPEGVVDGEWYRTLTGAFLHLPPTEGTFGIVHIVMNMVALWNLGRVVEAQLGRVRYIALYLLSALGGSVLVLLLAPDEPTLGASGAIFGLGAAYYVMARRLGADMNAVNRIMGGLLLWLLISAGYTSWQAHLGGLLAGGVVTFAYAYAPRDGRRALVQGAVCAGLLVLLVVLAVTKASALRNGAV
- a CDS encoding chitosanase; this encodes MKRARLLLLAVLPLVAAALYFFVPGLQGPGEAAGSPGRQGAGRPRGAGLAAPDKKELAQEIVASAENSTLDWRSAYGYIEDIGDGQGYTAGLIGFCTGTHDLLVLVERYTKDHPGNGLARYLPALRRVDGTDSHEGLDPGFPAAWRKEAGVAAFRKAEDAERDRVYFDPAVRRAELDGLGTLGQFVYYDAMVMHGPGTGPDGFYGLRRRAMAQADTPAEGGSEKSYLDIFLDIRRSAMKSESAHHDTTRIDTAQRKFLYDGNFDLDTPLEWKVYGETYRVAR
- a CDS encoding glutamate synthase subunit beta, whose protein sequence is MADPKGFLNHGREVARTRPVEERVKDWNEVYVPGALLPIISKQAGRCMDCGIPFCHNGCPLGNLIPEWNDYAYREDWQAASERLHATNNFPEFTGRLCPAPCESACVLGINQPAVTIKNVEVSIIDKAWDSGDVAPQIPERLSGKTVAVIGSGPSGLAAAQQLTRAGHTVAVYERADRVGGLLRYGIPEFKMEKRHINRRIEQMRAEGTRFRTGIEIGRDLKATDLRKRYDAVVIAAGATTARDLPVPGRELKGIHQAMEYLPLANKVQEGDYVAPPITAEGKHVVVIGGGDTGADCVGTAHRQGAASVTQLEIMPRPGEERNPGQPWPTFPMLYKVTSAHEEGGERVYSVSTTHFEGDEDGNVQWLHLSEVEFVDGRLNQKPGTERRIPAQLVTLAMGFTGTDVENGVVAQFGLELDARGNIARDADFATNVPGVYVAGDAGRGQSLIVWAIAEGRSAARGVDRFLTGASDLPAPIRPTDRSLMV